In Prosthecodimorpha staleyi, the following are encoded in one genomic region:
- a CDS encoding YdcH family protein, which translates to MTDEEEEDVRRELGRLRQEHRDLDTAIDALVVTARGDHLTIQRLKKRKLSIRDRIQHLEDRLVPDIIA; encoded by the coding sequence ATGACCGACGAGGAAGAAGAGGATGTCCGCCGGGAACTCGGGCGGCTCCGGCAGGAACACCGCGATCTCGACACGGCCATCGATGCCCTGGTGGTGACCGCCCGCGGCGACCATCTCACCATTCAGCGGCTCAAGAAGCGCAAGCTGTCGATCCGGGATCGCATCCAGCACCTTGAGGATCGGCTGGTTCCGGACATCATCGCCTGA
- a CDS encoding YdcH family protein: MSIESHLAELKRRHQALETELRDAMTHPSSDSLEIADLKRRKLLLKDEINRLRIGVTVH, encoded by the coding sequence ATGTCCATCGAATCGCATCTTGCAGAGTTGAAGCGCCGCCATCAGGCTCTTGAGACCGAATTGCGCGACGCCATGACCCATCCCAGCTCCGATTCCCTGGAAATCGCGGACCTCAAGCGGCGCAAGCTGCTGCTGAAGGATGAAATCAATCGACTGAGGATCGGCGTCACGGTCCACTGA
- the purE gene encoding 5-(carboxyamino)imidazole ribonucleotide mutase — translation MAEKAPPVAIIMGSQSDWDCMRHTAETLDALGIAHHARIVSAHRTPDRLYRFAKGAKQAGYKVIIAGAGGAAHLPGMTAALTPLPVFGVPVESRVLKGVDSLHSIVQMPAGIPVGTLAIGKAGAVNAALLAAAVLALGDEALADRLDAWRARQTEAVADLPVDLA, via the coding sequence ATGGCCGAGAAAGCGCCGCCCGTGGCGATCATCATGGGCAGTCAATCCGACTGGGATTGCATGCGCCACACGGCCGAGACGCTCGACGCGCTCGGCATCGCCCATCACGCCCGGATCGTCTCCGCCCATCGGACTCCGGACCGCCTCTATCGCTTCGCCAAGGGCGCCAAGCAGGCCGGCTACAAGGTGATCATCGCCGGGGCCGGGGGCGCCGCCCACCTGCCCGGCATGACCGCCGCGCTGACGCCGCTGCCGGTCTTCGGCGTTCCGGTCGAATCCCGCGTCCTGAAGGGCGTCGACAGCCTGCATTCCATCGTCCAGATGCCGGCCGGCATCCCCGTCGGCACGCTGGCGATCGGCAAGGCCGGCGCCGTGAATGCCGCGCTTCTGGCTGCGGCCGTGCTGGCGCTCGGCGACGAGGCACTGGCGGATCGGCTCGATGCCTGGCGCGCCCGCCAGACCGAAGCCGTCGCCGATCTGCCGGTCGACCTCGCATGA